The genomic segment AACAGAGCACAACAACCATCTCATCAATCAAAAGGAACCAATTAGTAAGACAAGTGCATAAGGTCTGGTGTCTGCCATGAGCTAATAGGCTTGGAAAGTGGACATGTCACAAAGAGGAAAATGGAAGCATTAGTGAAGACACCTTTTCAGTTTTGGGGGTAACATTACATTTGATAGCAAAGAACGGTGagatagctaactagctgtaAATAAGTGAACTGTTTTGGCCTGCAGATCAGCaaagttagttagccagctagccaaAGTTATTTACAGATTGTTAACAGACACTCCTAAACTCTTTTACTATCTACTGTAATGCTGTTGTGTCAAGAACACGCCTCCAAAAGTGATAAGGTGTCTGCAGTTGTGTTTACATTTGACAGATTGTGATGTAATCCACTTTCTAAGTGAATGGTGCTGGTTATAGTTTTAGAAGGCTACAGCAATAACCTGtaaacatgtactgtacatggtaAACCACTAACCTGtaaacatgtactgtacatggtaAACCACTAACCTGtaaacatgtactgtacatggtaAACCACTAACCTGtaaacatgtactgtacatggtaAACCACTAACCTGtaaacatgtactgtacatggtaAACCACTAACCTGtaaacatgtactgtacatggtaAACCACTCCTTAACAAAGATCACTCTTTCATTTTAATCAGACATGCATCATTTGACAAAGGGACATGGTGTCACCGGCATTCAAAATGTTGAGATAATCTGTAATTAGATTCAATAACAAAGAATTGAAGTTGAATCCATAAATAAGTTCAGTAAATATAATGCAATACGTTTGGAAAGGGGACAGATCACAAATATCAACATTATTGAAGCCACCTTACCAGTTTTGGAGTTCTATGAGTTTTGGATGCAGCGTTATGTTAGGTAGCAAAGAGCGCTGCAGGAGCTACCTAACTAAAAGAGCTTCATTGTTTCACCCCAGGTACCAaagttagttagctggctagcaaaagttacatacacttagttagcaacctctccttcactctcttgcTGCAGTAGCTATCCTATGAAAAATGGTAGGCTGGCCTGATTTATTAAATTCAACAAAGTTTCAACTTAGATTTCTTTGTTTGTGTAACTCATAATAATCAAGTAAATTCAAAATAAGTTAAAGGCTTAGACAACATGATGGCCAAATTATATTTTGTTAGTTATTTTTGACAGTAGGTTGCATACTCTACCCCTCAAATGGTACTTTCAGTAGCTTGACCAGCCAATTCCACGTTGGAAGGGCTGACTTTGCCGGTTATTAGAATTACTGACCATTTACCACTGTAAGAACGAAGGGTATTAAGTTCAATAACCCAAGATTTACGAAATTCACGATGAGCCAAATTACCCACAATCACCAAAACATAGAGCAACACTGCAAGTTATTGTTGTGGCCCTGTACATAATGAAGTTGTCTGTACAATGTCCCTTTTTTATTTACAAATGTTCCTTTTTAGATCAATTTACTCACTTGCATTACCTAAGTTCAACTCAAGATGATATCACAGACACATACCGTATATGAGTTTCTGTCATTCATATGGACTATCCATTATTTTGGTGCCTGGTGGGCTTCAGAATAATGTCTAGATGTAAACATGGTTATAATCATCAGAGCTGTGTTTGAATCTGTATCGGGGTGGTAAGGTGGCAGTGTGCACCTAAGTTGGCTCTGATATAAGCATATACTGTATATGCAATATTAGTTGTTTCAGAAATGAACATGGTGTATATTTTAGAACTATTCGATATAACATAAGTCTCCTAAACCAAAAGCATTTTTTCATTAATTGACACTAAAGGaaatatagtgccttcagaaagtattcacacccttcacGTTTCCACATTTTGTCCTGTTACAgattgaatttaaaatggattaaatggagatttttggtcactggcctacacacaataccccataatgtcaatgtggaatTATGGTTTTCTAAATTGTTACAGATTTATTAAACATGAAatgttgaaatgtcttgagtcaataagtattcaacccctttgttatgacaagcctcaataagttcaggagtaaaatgtggcttaacaagtcacataataagttgcatggactctgtgtgcaataacagtgtttaacatgatttttcaatgactacctcatctctgtaccttgtaggagaggaaggaaaccgctcaaggatttcaccatgaggccaatggtgactttaaaacagttacagagtttcatggctgtgataggagaaaactgaggatggatcaacaacacgatacttactccacaatactaactaattaacagagtgaaaagaaggaaggctttacagaataaaaaatataccaaaacatgcatcctgtttgcaaccaagcactaaagtaatacacaattaactttatatcctgaatacaaagtgttatgtttggggcaaatccattacaacacattactgagtaccactctccatattttcaagcatagtggtcgctgcatcatgttatgggtatgcttgtcatcgttaaaggactggggagtttttcaggataaaaaagaaacagaatggagctaagcacagtcaaaatcctagaggaaaacctggttcagtctactttccaccagacactgggagattaattcccatttcagcaggacaataacctcaaacacaaggccaaatctacactggagttgcttaccaagaagacaatgaatgttcctgagtggtcgagttacagttttgacttaaatctacttgcaAATCTAtatcaagacctgaaaatggttgtctagcaataatcaacaaccaatttgacagagcttgacgaattttgaaaagaataatgggcaaatgttgcacaatccacttgtggaaagctcttagacttacccagaaggacacatagctgtaatcgctgccaaatgtgtttATACAAAGtattgaatacttatataaatgggatatttctgtatttaaattgcaataaatgtgcaaaaatatctaaaaacatgtattcactttgtcgttacagggtattgtttgtagatggggagatttttaaatgttttattattcaGCCTGTGACACAACAAAGTGTGGAATAAgttaaagggtatgaatactttctaaaggcaccaGAGACAAAATATTATCATTCACTTGTACTAGAATGATCATTAAAGTTTAGGTGGGTAATACATAGACAATGAAACATGCATTTCAATTATACAATATTTATTTTGAATGTCAGAACAATAAGAATCTCAGACTTCAATGATGCTGGCTCTCGCAGGAATCCAGGATACGTCTCATGGAGCTGTATCTGTTCACGGAGCTGTTTCCCATCTCTCTGAGGTTCCTGTACTCTCCAGGCCTCACGTACATCTGCCTGCCTCTGAAGTGGGGCTGCTCGTACATGAGCCAGTGGCCCTCCATCACGTTGCAGGACTGGCAGTCGGACATGCGGTAACGATCCTGGATGGAGTCACAGTCGTCCATCAGCTCGTGCATCTGACCCCCGAAGTTCTCCCTCTCATAGACCTGCATCCTGAACTGTCCTTTGTGCTGTAAAGTTTATAAGGACACATATTTAAAGTAAGAACATGATCAAAGTAATTAAATAGGAATCTGATCAGTTTACAATCAAATACTTACATTTTTTGATACATTGTATTAAgctatatatattatacatatgACACTATAAATGCATCATATATAAGATGTTTTCTAATAGAGCCATCTTACCATGGGGATCATACGGCAAGAGTGAACGGAGTCAGACATGCCCATACGCTGGTAGTCACcatactctcctctcctcacaaaGTACTGGTTTCCCTGGAAGTTGGAGCGGTCGTACACCATGAAGCAGCCGCTCTCCACCCTGCAGGAGTTGCACCTGCTCAGGTAGGGGGTCAACTCAGGGCAGTCTGAGCTGGTCTCATAGGAACGGCCCTGGAAGTTCCTGTCCTCGTAGAAGATGATCTGGAGCAACCAAGGAAAGACATCAATCataacacagagaggagatggatACGCCTCAAATCAAAAGTCATTTTTAATCAACTAAATAATGAAATATTGAAATGTAAACAATTTGTTCTGTAAGAAGAACAACTGGTAATTAATTTAGTAAATCAACAATGAAATGGTTAAATGTAGGAATGAGGCCCACACAATCTCAGCCATGAAGAACAGCTGTTGAAATGTAACTGAACGTTACTGAACATAAAAACAGTCAAGTAAAAAGAGCTTTTaacgtcaaaactgtaacttaacaattctaaaataaataaataaaataaagtaaattGCCATTGTATCAGGCAGAAAATCCAGCTATACAGCACTGTACCTTGGCCATGGTGTTTGTTTGCTGCGGCTCTGGGATGTTGTCCAATAGGCCATGTTCACTCAAGCTTTTATACCTTATACCATTTCAAATGGCTTTTTGTTATTCAAATTCCCCATCCTGATGAATAAGCAGGATGCTTCTTGCtgttgtttttgtgcagctgtgcCCTTGGCTGGCACAAGCAGAGAGACAGTGGGCACGAATACTGTATTAGAATTATCACGTGATCATAGGTATTTAAAACATGTAGCTGTTTTTATCATAGTTTACCAAGAGTATTTACAAACACTTTTTACACGTATTGGATTGTGTTTTACAAAAGACCAACACATTTGACCATCATTATAATTGGTTTGGAGTATGAAATATATGGTGCATTCATTTTTTACTTCATTTTTTTTAGGCAGGGAAGATGTATCTTAATGATTGTGTATTGTATTCAACATACACATTTTATGGGGGGGTGAGAATGTGTCTGTCACCATGGCAACTGTTTTGAGAGGTGGATGTCAACAGTCCTGGGAGCAGATGGGGTCACGAGGTCATGCTCAGTTAATCCTGCAGTGACTCAGCCTATAGGGGGACAGAGGCTAGGGGAACTCAGAGTAAGGAGACCAACCCAGCAGTTTACTTAACATTATTAAACGCCCACACTAGTAGAAATCCACTTTTTACAGCTAAAAGATGATGGCCACAGCTTACCTATGATGTTGCACAACAGTGTAAGTCACTCAGTCATCattttagtcaaagtatgatatatttggcCTTGAAGTGCCAAATCCGAATGTGTGACTTCGGATGTTTCCGTGAGTCTTCCGTATCTTTTCCTATGAGATGATGTGCAAATTATTTTCAGCCTACGTTCCGTTTCAGGGCCGGGTTTTCTTTAAATGTtaccacccaccagcatggcaatgtttttttttcattccGCTGCAAAGTTCTTCCTATCCGCGAGTCGACTGAGAGCCAAACAGCTTTTCTCAATAGTCTACATGTGGGTTTCTACTAGATAAAAACAGACACAAAGTCAGACTTGGCTATatcatacaatacaatacaatacaatacaatacaatacaatacaaaaatgtgcttttttggtcttaatttaaggttagggttaggctaaggttagcagtgttgttaaggttagggttaaagtgagagttaggtttaaaatcctgttttatgactttgtggctgtgttaactagtgacgaTCCTACACTTGACCGACTTGCCATGGAGAAAATTCAAATAGGGgggcaaaataatgtttttacacTTTCCCTTTTTTTACCAGCTAATTATCATAATCCATTGGATCATTTGTCAGATTTCACTTATTTTTAAGCTAGTCTACATAGAAAAAATACATGATGATTTTATAAATGGTCAAATTGTGTGATATGATTGTATTTTAGAACACCAATATACTGATTGAGGtggattacatttttattttattttacctttatttaactaggcaagtcagttaaaaacaaaatcttatttacaatgacggcctacaatgacggatttaacaagtgacatcaataagggatcatagcttttacctggattcacctggtcagtctatgtcatggaaagagcaggtgttcttaatgttatgtatagtcagtgtatagctagctagctgaaatgATAACAGAGAGAACAAAGAATATAGCTATTTGATTATGTTCTTGTACACGTCTAAATATAAATGATGTCTGGAAGCCGACAGTTTCAATGGAATTATCAAAACTGCAAGAGTCAGACAAATGTCAGCCCTCAACATATCAACAACTGGTATAGGCACAGTTTAGCTGAGACTCATCTCTTGACAGGTAGGCTGGTAGTTTGTTTCTGAAATCATTATTTTCACCTGACTTGTCTTAGTTTAAATGGTACTCATATAACTTTCAttagctagctaaggttagcatgctagctagttaCACTAACCGCTGTCAATCAGTGGCCTATTTGTTGTTATTTCTCTGCTACACATGGGAATCACCACAACTTTCCCATCTCTAATTCCATAATATGTTTTAGCAGTCTAAGTCAGCCTTTGAGGTGGAATCTAAACAAGAATGTCTGCTCTACGACATGAATTACTCTAAATACTTCCTTGGAGGTGGGCCTTAACAAGCATGCCAGTAAGGCAACCAATTCTGAAATGATGAATGCTTGACTTCTTTACTGATGGCTGATAGAGGGCCATTAACGGTTTTACTTTACATTCAAAGAGGTTGGCTCTGATGACTAAATATGGAAAAGCTGCATGCAGTACTTGAGGTAATGATAGGCCTACATAATTAAATATAAATgcaacctggtctcatagactagacctaACATAGAAAATGTATGATAACCAtttgtttggtatggttacataaaacaGATTGAAATCTAAGGCAACCCAAAGGATGaaagttcaaatctcatcacggacaactttagcattttaggtacttactactttttttagctactttgcaactacttagcatgttagctaacccaccccctaacccttttagctaacccttcccctaaccctaaccttaaccctttaacctaacttctAAACTTAACCTAGATTTTGTATGtatttgtacattttttatttaacctgtatttaactagacaagtcagtgaagaacaatttcttatttacaatgacggcccaccccacctagctaatgttagccacctagctagaatctgtaacatatcatacgttttgtaaattcataacatattgtacatttggcaaattcgtaacatataataggaattgtaattcgtaaaatATCATATGAAattggtgatggacatccacaaatgaatacctACCAGAAGAAacctaacatatcatactaaattaaGTGTCTCGAATTTACGTACAGAAtgatacaaaatgctctgagaccaggttgagaaATGATCCAAGATTATTGATAAATATGCTAAGCTTAGCTAAAAGGTTGTTTTTCCAGTATTTTCATTATCAAGGTTAGAGTTAATTTAGCTCTCATTGACATTTCATTGAGTATCCATAGTTACTTTCAGTATACATCCACTTCAATTTCTACCAAGGAATGATTTGACCTCAAATCAGTATCAAGTAACTGTCATAGAATCTGTTCACAGAGAGTAGTAGCGAGGCAAATATCTTGCCAATATCAACACCGCTTATCAACACCCTGCTTATCAATTAAAAATAGGCTACATGTTTGTAATTTAAAAAATCACAACTGACGTAATTATTGAAAAACGTCAGATACTGTATTTCAAGCCCAAGTAGCAATTTAAACGTTTGTA from the Salmo salar chromosome ssa17, Ssal_v3.1, whole genome shotgun sequence genome contains:
- the LOC106598167 gene encoding gamma-crystallin M3-like, whose translation is MAKIIFYEDRNFQGRSYETSSDCPELTPYLSRCNSCRVESGCFMVYDRSNFQGNQYFVRRGEYGDYQRMGMSDSVHSCRMIPMHKGQFRMQVYERENFGGQMHELMDDCDSIQDRYRMSDCQSCNVMEGHWLMYEQPHFRGRQMYVRPGEYRNLREMGNSSVNRYSSMRRILDSCESQHH